From Fibrobacter sp. UWR2, the proteins below share one genomic window:
- a CDS encoding ABC transporter ATP-binding protein, producing MDNSNPLVKLENVSFRYPKSGVDALSDVLLEIPRGSFFALLGPNGAGKTTLLRLLCGRFAKFSGTIVLADDVRGTNAFLDPIACGILLENPGVYPKLSINEYVDYFVGFYAARIPTWNTTEARERMARIAKSLELPPLDTRMGKLSLGNRQKVQLLRAMAPAPRLLILDEPVANLDPMSREAVWKLIADWRKQEGGTAIVCSHILAEMEEEATDFAIIDRGHVLRSGRVADLVSETATFKVEVRGNAPEIPTPEKIRAALAAAGIDASVNRAGTGLSSLYKKTVAG from the coding sequence ATGGATAATTCGAACCCGCTGGTGAAACTCGAAAACGTCTCGTTCCGTTACCCGAAATCGGGCGTGGATGCGCTTTCGGATGTTTTGCTTGAAATCCCGCGGGGGAGTTTCTTTGCATTGCTGGGCCCGAATGGGGCGGGGAAGACGACGCTGCTCCGCCTGTTGTGCGGGCGTTTCGCGAAATTCTCGGGAACGATTGTGCTGGCGGACGATGTGCGCGGCACGAATGCTTTCCTCGACCCGATTGCCTGCGGCATTTTGCTCGAGAATCCGGGCGTATACCCGAAACTTTCGATAAACGAGTACGTGGACTATTTCGTGGGGTTCTATGCGGCCCGTATCCCGACGTGGAATACGACCGAGGCCCGCGAACGCATGGCCCGCATCGCGAAGAGCCTGGAACTCCCGCCGCTCGATACCCGCATGGGCAAGCTTTCGCTCGGAAACCGCCAGAAGGTGCAGTTGCTGCGTGCGATGGCACCTGCACCGCGCCTGCTGATTTTGGACGAGCCGGTGGCGAATCTCGACCCGATGTCGCGCGAGGCCGTGTGGAAACTCATTGCGGACTGGCGCAAACAGGAAGGTGGTACGGCCATCGTGTGCTCGCATATCCTAGCCGAGATGGAAGAGGAGGCGACCGACTTCGCGATTATCGACCGCGGGCATGTGCTCAGGAGCGGGCGGGTCGCCGACCTTGTAAGCGAAACGGCGACATTCAAGGTAGAGGTCCGCGGCAATGCGCCTGAAATTCCGACTCCTGAAAAAATTCGCGCGGCCCTCGCCGCCGCCGGAATCGATGCCAGCGTGAACCGCGCCGGCACAGGCCTTTCTTCTCTCTATAAAAAGACCGTTGCGGGCTAG
- a CDS encoding BamA/TamA family outer membrane protein: MKKILAFLFLFSAFVLAEEVEKNPWYVTFEGNAVFSNFQLTEQLEIPDEFGNLDTTKQDFMMGLAVENIRALYYSQGFFSLDMKLEIKREVDEENKRKRGYAIYLREGERYRFGGTNIIVPDSSKIEISEKQLRTNKTDRIFSQDDIAEDIQFIQQTYRKAGYLHTYVMPGELIDTTNKVIIVEIIVNPGAIVTMGNMISTTQKASDKGRKEQEAGLSDTAWLSSLWKTPKGEIIDGNKYNSFKSKLLSTQLFTQIKLTDSLRADGLSDVHLDVVERIPGEARYGLFFEEMYGFGALAYAKHKNFFGTFNEFSTTFQIAQNKQEISLGYANPLLFGTSFSFIPTAIRFEDRLSFNHEKIAPPAYPDSIEERYEIINRGDLTFGITDHIRFRGTLDTRFVSKNDKDMYKVKGEIALTFDYTDDYFNPTKGVRFAPTVGAGTNLNADLEKLTMIGNPYTYGEATVNLYHPLFWTFYGALSGSVGRFFEKALEDDARVFYQGGTRSVRGYRFRSIFASYESYTTSTDDEGNEVIDTIINTGLTPMYLRINEEIRWTFPWKNWKHWQIVQFYDWTRVMDNEKDLYKEKTKEALGLGVRYRWQFLTFRLDYAFKKNLSHWNMENFAWGRFAFDLSQTF; this comes from the coding sequence ATGAAAAAGATTCTAGCCTTCCTGTTCCTTTTTAGCGCATTCGTTCTTGCCGAAGAGGTGGAGAAGAATCCATGGTACGTCACGTTCGAAGGCAACGCGGTGTTCTCGAATTTTCAGTTGACAGAGCAGCTCGAGATTCCCGATGAATTCGGCAACCTCGACACGACAAAGCAGGACTTCATGATGGGCCTCGCCGTCGAAAACATTCGTGCCCTCTACTACTCGCAAGGGTTCTTCAGCCTCGACATGAAGCTCGAAATCAAGCGCGAAGTCGACGAAGAGAACAAGCGCAAGCGCGGCTACGCAATTTACCTGCGCGAAGGGGAACGATACCGATTCGGCGGCACGAACATCATTGTCCCTGATAGTTCCAAAATCGAGATAAGCGAAAAGCAACTCAGGACAAACAAGACCGACCGTATATTCTCGCAAGACGACATCGCCGAAGACATCCAGTTTATCCAGCAGACATACCGCAAGGCAGGCTACCTGCACACCTACGTGATGCCCGGCGAACTAATCGACACTACAAACAAAGTAATCATCGTAGAAATTATCGTCAACCCGGGTGCTATCGTCACCATGGGTAACATGATTAGCACCACGCAGAAGGCAAGCGACAAGGGGCGCAAGGAGCAGGAGGCCGGGCTTTCGGACACCGCATGGCTTTCTTCGCTCTGGAAAACGCCTAAAGGCGAAATCATCGACGGTAACAAGTACAACTCCTTCAAGAGTAAGCTCCTCTCCACACAGCTGTTCACGCAGATCAAGCTCACGGACTCCCTACGAGCCGACGGGCTTTCGGACGTACACCTCGATGTCGTTGAGCGAATCCCCGGCGAGGCACGCTACGGGCTGTTCTTCGAAGAAATGTATGGATTCGGCGCTCTCGCGTATGCAAAGCACAAGAACTTCTTCGGAACATTTAACGAATTTTCTACCACATTCCAGATTGCACAGAACAAGCAGGAAATCTCGCTCGGTTACGCAAACCCGCTCCTGTTCGGGACATCGTTCTCGTTCATCCCGACGGCCATCCGCTTCGAAGACCGCTTGAGTTTCAACCACGAAAAGATTGCTCCGCCCGCCTACCCCGACAGCATCGAAGAACGTTACGAAATCATTAACCGCGGAGACCTTACCTTCGGCATTACCGACCATATCCGATTCCGCGGAACGCTCGATACGCGATTCGTGAGCAAGAACGACAAGGACATGTACAAGGTGAAGGGAGAAATAGCCCTCACCTTCGACTACACCGACGACTACTTCAACCCCACGAAGGGTGTCCGCTTCGCGCCCACAGTCGGTGCAGGCACCAACCTTAACGCCGACCTTGAAAAGCTCACCATGATAGGCAACCCCTACACCTACGGGGAAGCGACCGTAAACCTGTACCACCCGCTGTTCTGGACATTCTACGGCGCATTGAGCGGCAGTGTAGGCAGGTTCTTCGAGAAGGCACTCGAAGATGACGCACGCGTATTCTACCAAGGCGGCACACGTTCCGTACGCGGATACCGATTCCGCAGTATTTTTGCGAGTTACGAAAGCTACACCACCAGCACCGACGACGAAGGCAACGAAGTCATCGATACAATCATCAATACGGGCCTAACGCCGATGTATCTGCGCATCAACGAGGAAATCCGCTGGACATTCCCATGGAAAAACTGGAAACACTGGCAGATTGTTCAGTTCTATGACTGGACACGCGTGATGGACAACGAGAAAGACCTGTACAAGGAGAAGACGAAAGAAGCGCTCGGCCTCGGAGTTCGATACCGCTGGCAGTTCCTCACGTTCCGTCTGGATTACGCGTTCAAGAAGAACCTTTCACACTGGAACATGGAAAACTTCGCTTGGGGCAGGTTCGCATTCGACCTTTCGCAGACGTTCTAG
- a CDS encoding peptidyl-prolyl cis-trans isomerase, giving the protein MNKKVLFLCSLCCFALVGCNGIGSGEERLARVDNETVYVEDLDLALKLSGSDRAQVEMLTNDLLYRAAMVSKALQDFPELATRWESYSKNLQDRVLTLVYQRYYSMENLTFSDSELRKYFNAHKSEFAKDSADVEFLDVRGTVAEHLLLSREADKFKESGLDTVTYLHQFRQNLMETSIKSVNEKYPVKIEKIIPPNQEAYYEKHKEEFKTAPAFEVYHVQMEDSAALAKLFAKPVKDLEQFKEIATKYSENKETAANGGYVGKVKDGFAFPYGIGIINGLGKAFTGMPEGTISPVLATTRTPGRHVFYLVKEFPPEVKPFDRVKGEVEARMLNVGYLELDPGYVLISKNGEPFITEKDILQIFEEEPGLPKTNRSRDRFIASIAESASFAEAARALKLDHSWEYRAFMRQTRGNYILAHYEEMAPAKDMLPEDSLKAYFEKNGNPVRPDIPFEDSKEDLNDYIKFPENILKHEYYFNYVLYGKRNIEDIRRSVFNMNFRALRATRKEMREASIWSKANVRLYKENITVKPAESFAAEDLIRAADSLYKARAYEASLAKWRKVRDVYPDVDSLYAQATFQIAQVESEAEQFSFAEAEYYAYYRMWPKSPDAEKAMFSRGFILNENMHKDSLALEVLEEFQKTYPNSEMGKDVSWLIENIKSGGKLAEDLMKKIEAEE; this is encoded by the coding sequence ATGAATAAGAAAGTTCTTTTTCTCTGTTCCCTTTGTTGCTTTGCCCTGGTGGGCTGCAACGGGATTGGTTCGGGCGAAGAAAGGCTTGCCCGTGTTGACAACGAGACAGTCTATGTCGAAGATTTGGACCTTGCGTTGAAGCTTTCTGGCTCTGACCGCGCCCAGGTCGAGATGCTTACTAACGACCTCCTTTATCGTGCTGCCATGGTTTCCAAGGCGCTGCAGGATTTTCCGGAACTTGCCACGCGCTGGGAATCTTACTCGAAGAACTTGCAAGATCGTGTTCTTACGCTCGTTTACCAGCGCTACTACTCGATGGAAAACCTCACGTTCTCCGACTCGGAACTCCGCAAATACTTCAATGCGCACAAGAGCGAGTTCGCGAAGGATTCTGCCGATGTCGAGTTCCTCGATGTCCGCGGTACGGTTGCCGAACACCTGCTCCTTTCGCGTGAAGCTGACAAATTCAAGGAATCCGGCCTCGATACCGTGACCTACCTTCACCAGTTCAGGCAGAACCTGATGGAAACCTCCATCAAGTCCGTCAACGAGAAGTACCCGGTCAAGATCGAGAAGATCATTCCGCCGAACCAGGAAGCATACTACGAAAAGCACAAGGAAGAATTCAAGACTGCACCTGCATTTGAAGTCTATCATGTGCAGATGGAAGATTCCGCAGCGCTTGCTAAGTTGTTCGCCAAGCCAGTGAAGGACCTTGAACAGTTCAAGGAAATCGCTACCAAGTATAGCGAGAACAAGGAAACTGCGGCGAATGGCGGTTATGTGGGAAAGGTGAAGGATGGATTTGCGTTCCCCTATGGTATCGGCATTATCAACGGGCTGGGCAAGGCGTTTACGGGCATGCCCGAAGGGACTATCTCTCCGGTCCTAGCGACGACAAGGACGCCTGGTCGCCACGTGTTCTACCTCGTGAAGGAATTCCCGCCCGAAGTCAAGCCCTTTGACCGCGTGAAGGGCGAGGTCGAGGCCCGCATGCTGAACGTGGGCTACCTGGAACTCGATCCCGGTTATGTGCTGATTTCCAAGAACGGCGAGCCGTTTATTACCGAGAAGGATATCCTCCAGATTTTTGAAGAGGAACCGGGCCTTCCGAAGACGAACCGCTCCAGGGACCGCTTTATCGCAAGCATTGCCGAAAGTGCCTCGTTTGCCGAAGCGGCACGCGCGCTTAAGCTCGACCACTCCTGGGAGTACCGTGCGTTTATGCGCCAGACCCGCGGCAACTATATTCTCGCGCATTACGAGGAGATGGCACCAGCCAAGGACATGCTTCCGGAGGATTCCCTGAAGGCGTACTTCGAGAAGAACGGCAACCCTGTCCGCCCGGATATCCCGTTCGAAGATTCGAAGGAAGACTTGAACGACTACATCAAGTTCCCCGAGAATATCCTGAAGCACGAATACTACTTCAATTACGTGCTCTACGGCAAGAGGAACATCGAGGATATCCGCAGGTCTGTATTCAACATGAATTTCAGGGCGCTTCGCGCTACCCGTAAGGAAATGAGGGAAGCCTCCATATGGTCGAAGGCCAACGTGCGCCTGTACAAGGAAAATATTACTGTTAAGCCTGCCGAGTCCTTTGCCGCCGAAGACCTAATCCGTGCTGCGGACTCGCTTTACAAGGCCCGTGCATACGAGGCCTCGCTCGCAAAGTGGCGCAAGGTCCGCGACGTCTATCCGGATGTCGATTCCCTCTATGCCCAGGCCACGTTCCAGATTGCGCAGGTTGAATCCGAAGCCGAACAGTTCTCCTTTGCGGAAGCTGAGTATTACGCGTACTACAGGATGTGGCCCAAGTCTCCGGATGCCGAAAAGGCCATGTTCAGTCGCGGGTTTATCCTGAACGAGAATATGCATAAGGATTCTCTCGCCCTTGAGGTCCTGGAGGAATTCCAGAAGACCTATCCCAATAGCGAAATGGGCAAGGACGTGAGCTGGCTCATCGAGAACATCAAGTCCGGCGGAAAACTCGCCGAAGACCTGATGAAGAAGATAGAGGCGGAAGAGTAA
- the ndk gene encoding nucleoside-diphosphate kinase: protein MEMTFAMIKPNAVKSGLVGRIIDRYISAGLSVCAVKMHQMTSEDARGFYAEHVEKPFFGELEAYMTKGPSVMLALGGENAIAKVRAINGATNPAKAEPGTLRYDFAPSMTENVVHSSDSPESAARELDFWFTKEERYAYEMPSLKACCVL, encoded by the coding sequence ATGGAAATGACATTCGCCATGATCAAGCCCAATGCCGTAAAATCCGGCTTGGTTGGTCGTATTATTGACCGTTACATCAGTGCTGGCCTCTCCGTTTGCGCCGTGAAGATGCACCAGATGACTTCCGAAGACGCCCGCGGTTTCTACGCCGAACACGTGGAAAAGCCGTTCTTCGGCGAACTCGAAGCCTACATGACCAAGGGCCCGTCCGTGATGCTCGCCCTTGGCGGTGAAAATGCCATTGCCAAGGTCCGCGCCATCAACGGTGCAACCAATCCGGCTAAGGCGGAACCCGGTACCCTCCGCTACGACTTTGCCCCTTCCATGACCGAAAACGTCGTGCACAGCTCCGACAGTCCTGAATCCGCCGCTCGCGAGCTCGACTTCTGGTTCACGAAGGAAGAACGCTACGCCTACGAGATGCCGTCTCTCAAGGCCTGCTGCGTCCTCTAA
- a CDS encoding succinate dehydrogenase cytochrome b subunit: protein MQWIVKYLTSSIGKKQIMGCTGAFLALFILGHMCGNFQLLNFDQASAQASYNAYTEFLTGFNPLHFPVKLIYLVELVLVGAFALHIFLAVTLKIENKKARGGIEYEVSARKGKKTFATFTMIWSGLFIVGFLIQHLMMLKFGEHYLYMNDKGEIVRDMWLTTIQMFANPAWAAFYVISMFVIGMHLFHAISSAFQTMGIAHQKWTPIIDICGIVYSVVVALGFGITAIAAFYLGNQPGTQALIEKSRALQPQYEQQLKDKAAAKTSFVIPSVGEVQVSFNVEK, encoded by the coding sequence ATGCAATGGATCGTCAAGTATCTTACCTCTTCCATCGGTAAGAAGCAGATCATGGGATGCACGGGCGCCTTTTTGGCTCTGTTCATCTTGGGCCACATGTGTGGTAACTTCCAGCTCCTGAACTTCGACCAGGCGTCGGCGCAGGCATCCTACAATGCCTATACCGAGTTCCTGACCGGGTTCAACCCGCTTCACTTCCCGGTGAAGCTGATTTACCTTGTCGAGCTCGTGCTCGTGGGCGCCTTCGCCCTCCACATCTTCCTCGCGGTGACGCTGAAGATCGAGAACAAGAAGGCCCGCGGCGGAATCGAATACGAAGTCAGCGCTCGCAAGGGCAAGAAGACTTTCGCGACCTTCACCATGATCTGGTCCGGCCTCTTCATCGTCGGCTTCCTCATCCAGCACCTCATGATGCTCAAGTTCGGCGAACACTACCTCTACATGAACGACAAGGGCGAAATCGTCCGCGACATGTGGCTCACCACCATCCAGATGTTTGCAAACCCGGCTTGGGCTGCATTCTACGTGATCAGCATGTTCGTTATCGGCATGCACCTGTTCCACGCCATTTCTTCTGCGTTCCAGACCATGGGTATCGCTCACCAGAAGTGGACTCCGATTATCGACATCTGCGGTATCGTCTACAGCGTCGTTGTGGCCCTCGGCTTCGGCATTACCGCGATTGCCGCCTTCTACCTGGGCAACCAGCCGGGTACGCAGGCCCTCATCGAAAAGTCTCGCGCCCTCCAGCCGCAGTACGAACAGCAGCTCAAGGACAAGGCTGCCGCCAAGACTTCCTTCGTGATTCCCTCTGTCGGCGAAGTACAAGTTTCTTTCAACGTTGAAAAGTAA
- a CDS encoding fumarate reductase/succinate dehydrogenase flavoprotein subunit, which produces MILDSKIPGGSIEEKWTKHKFELKLVNPANKRKFTVIVVGTGLAGASAAASLAELGYNVKSFCIQDSPRRAHSIAAQGGINAAKNYKNDGDSVYRLFYDTVKGGDFRAREANVHRLAENSNLIIDQCVAQGVPFGREYGGLLDNRSFGGTQVSRTFYARGQTGQQLLLGAYQALMRQVAAGKVKMFPRREMMDLVVIDGKARGIIVRNLITGELESHVADAVCLCTGGYGNVYYLSTNAQGSNVTAAFRAYKRGALFANPCYTQIHPTCIPRHGDLQSKLTLMSESLRNDGRIWVPRKAGDTRSPDQIPEEDRYYYLEEKYPSFGNLVPRDVASRNAKQVCDAGLGVGSTKQAVYLDFADAIQRMGVAGVSAKYGNLFQMYEKITDEDPYKVPMRIFPAIHYTMGGLWVDYDLMSTIPGCFVLGEANFSDHGANRLGASALMQGLSDGYFVIPFTIGGYFAGTKLEKVSESDAAFEDCKKQTEERIHKLLSVKGHRTVNEFHRELGNIMWEYVGMARNEAGLKTALEKIPALRQEFWEDVNVVGSEGSFNQNLERAGRVADFLEFAEVLTLDALHRKESCGGHFREESQTPEGEAKRDDENFCYVGAWEYKGDGVAPELSKEPLTFDNVHLATRSYK; this is translated from the coding sequence ATGATTCTTGATTCTAAAATCCCCGGTGGTTCCATCGAAGAAAAGTGGACCAAGCATAAGTTCGAACTCAAGCTCGTGAACCCCGCCAACAAGCGTAAGTTCACGGTGATCGTGGTGGGTACTGGCCTTGCCGGTGCATCCGCTGCCGCTTCTCTTGCCGAACTTGGTTACAATGTCAAGTCTTTCTGCATCCAGGATAGCCCCCGCCGTGCACACTCCATTGCTGCCCAGGGTGGTATCAACGCTGCCAAGAACTACAAGAACGACGGCGACTCCGTTTACCGTCTGTTCTATGATACCGTGAAGGGCGGTGACTTCCGCGCTCGCGAAGCCAACGTGCACCGCTTGGCCGAAAACTCCAACCTCATCATCGACCAGTGTGTCGCCCAGGGCGTTCCGTTCGGTCGTGAATACGGCGGCCTCCTCGACAACCGTTCCTTCGGTGGTACGCAGGTTTCCCGTACGTTCTACGCTCGTGGTCAGACGGGTCAGCAGCTCTTGCTCGGTGCCTACCAGGCTCTCATGCGCCAGGTTGCTGCCGGCAAGGTGAAGATGTTCCCCCGCCGCGAAATGATGGACCTCGTCGTTATCGACGGCAAGGCCCGCGGTATCATCGTCCGTAACCTCATCACTGGCGAACTCGAAAGCCACGTGGCTGATGCAGTCTGCCTTTGCACCGGTGGTTACGGTAACGTCTACTACCTTTCTACCAACGCCCAGGGTTCCAACGTGACGGCTGCTTTCCGTGCCTACAAGCGCGGCGCCCTGTTCGCCAACCCCTGCTACACGCAGATTCACCCGACTTGCATTCCGCGTCATGGCGACCTGCAGTCCAAGCTCACCTTGATGAGTGAATCTCTCCGTAACGACGGCCGTATCTGGGTTCCGCGCAAGGCTGGCGACACCCGCAGCCCGGACCAGATTCCGGAAGAAGATCGTTACTACTACCTCGAAGAGAAGTACCCGAGCTTCGGTAACCTCGTGCCGCGAGACGTGGCTTCCCGTAACGCCAAGCAGGTCTGCGATGCCGGCCTCGGCGTGGGTTCCACCAAGCAGGCCGTTTACCTCGACTTCGCCGACGCTATCCAGCGCATGGGCGTTGCCGGCGTGTCTGCCAAGTACGGCAACCTCTTCCAGATGTACGAGAAGATCACCGACGAAGACCCGTACAAGGTCCCGATGCGCATCTTCCCGGCCATCCACTACACGATGGGCGGCCTCTGGGTTGACTACGACTTGATGTCTACCATCCCGGGTTGCTTCGTCCTCGGTGAAGCTAACTTCTCCGACCACGGTGCAAACCGCCTCGGTGCTTCTGCTCTTATGCAGGGTCTCTCCGACGGTTACTTCGTCATTCCGTTCACCATCGGCGGCTACTTCGCGGGCACCAAGCTCGAGAAAGTTTCCGAATCCGATGCCGCCTTCGAAGACTGCAAGAAGCAGACCGAAGAACGCATCCACAAGCTCCTTTCCGTCAAGGGTCACCGCACTGTCAATGAGTTCCACCGCGAACTCGGTAACATCATGTGGGAATACGTGGGCATGGCTCGTAACGAGGCCGGCCTCAAGACCGCTCTCGAAAAGATTCCGGCTCTCCGCCAGGAATTCTGGGAAGACGTGAACGTCGTCGGTTCCGAAGGTTCCTTCAACCAGAACCTCGAACGTGCCGGCCGCGTTGCCGACTTCCTCGAGTTTGCCGAAGTCCTCACTCTCGACGCCCTGCACCGCAAGGAATCTTGCGGCGGCCACTTCCGTGAAGAAAGCCAGACTCCGGAAGGCGAAGCCAAGCGCGACGACGAGAACTTCTGCTACGTCGGTGCCTGGGAGTACAAGGGCGACGGTGTCGCTCCGGAACTCTCCAAGGAACCCCTTACCTTTGATAATGTCCACCTTGCAACTAGGAGCTACAAATAA
- a CDS encoding succinate dehydrogenase/fumarate reductase iron-sulfur subunit, with product MSGLNLTLKIWRQKDAKTKGQFETVKINDVSPDMSFLEMLDIVNEEQMKQGKEGFAFDHDCREGICGMCSLVINGMPHGPDHATTTCQLHMRKFKDGDTIVIEPWRAAAFPVIRDCAVDRTAFDRIIQAGGFVSVNTGAAPEASTIPVPKADADRAFDAAACIGCGACVAACKNASAMLFVSAKVSHLSFLPQGKVEAKKRVLAMVAQMDKEGFGNCTNLYECQAACPKGITVDYIAKMNREYLGATVTYAEKVYGKD from the coding sequence ATGAGCGGACTGAATTTGACTTTGAAGATTTGGCGCCAGAAGGATGCCAAGACCAAGGGACAGTTCGAAACTGTCAAGATCAACGACGTTTCTCCGGACATGTCTTTCCTCGAGATGCTCGACATCGTGAACGAAGAACAGATGAAGCAGGGCAAGGAAGGCTTCGCTTTCGACCACGACTGCCGCGAAGGTATTTGCGGTATGTGCTCGCTGGTCATCAACGGTATGCCGCACGGTCCCGACCATGCGACCACCACCTGCCAGCTTCACATGCGTAAGTTCAAGGATGGCGACACCATCGTGATCGAACCGTGGCGCGCCGCCGCATTCCCGGTTATCCGTGACTGCGCCGTCGACCGTACCGCTTTCGACCGCATCATCCAGGCTGGCGGCTTCGTTTCCGTCAACACCGGTGCTGCTCCTGAAGCTTCCACCATTCCGGTTCCCAAGGCTGATGCCGACCGCGCCTTCGACGCTGCCGCCTGTATCGGTTGCGGTGCCTGCGTGGCTGCCTGTAAGAACGCTTCCGCGATGCTCTTCGTTTCTGCGAAGGTCTCTCACCTCAGCTTCTTGCCGCAGGGCAAGGTCGAGGCCAAGAAGCGCGTTCTCGCCATGGTCGCCCAGATGGACAAGGAAGGCTTCGGCAACTGCACGAACCTTTACGAATGCCAGGCTGCGTGCCCGAAGGGTATCACCGTGGATTACATCGCCAAGATGAACCGCGAATACCTCGGCGCCACTGTGACCTACGCCGAAAAGGTTTATGGCAAGGATTAA
- a CDS encoding amino acid ABC transporter substrate-binding protein: MKKILAMFAAFACAAVLSACNDQKAESKAQADESLNKVKAAGEFVLGLDDSFPPMGFRDKDNNIVGFDIDLATEVCARLGVKLKTQPISWDAKEQELNTGKIDCIWNGMSVDSARAKAMNLSDPYLKNRMIFTVKDKALASLAALAGKKIAVQNGSTAQKLLDASEAGKAAKEIVPFDDNQTALMDLDKGGVDAVFLDEIVAKYWIVTNAKDYTVLEEGLSDEVYAVGFRKKDQALRDAVNSTLAAMKADGKFDEISAKWFGK, encoded by the coding sequence ATGAAAAAGATTCTTGCGATGTTTGCGGCGTTTGCGTGTGCCGCGGTTCTTTCTGCCTGTAATGACCAGAAGGCAGAATCCAAGGCTCAGGCCGATGAATCCCTGAACAAGGTGAAGGCGGCGGGCGAGTTCGTGCTCGGCCTCGACGATTCCTTCCCGCCGATGGGTTTCCGCGACAAGGACAACAACATCGTGGGCTTTGATATCGACCTCGCCACGGAAGTTTGCGCGCGTTTGGGCGTAAAGCTCAAGACGCAGCCGATTTCGTGGGATGCGAAGGAACAGGAACTGAACACCGGTAAGATTGATTGCATCTGGAACGGCATGAGCGTGGACAGCGCACGCGCGAAGGCCATGAACCTGAGCGACCCGTATCTCAAGAACCGCATGATTTTCACGGTGAAGGACAAGGCTCTTGCAAGTCTCGCGGCACTCGCCGGTAAGAAGATTGCCGTGCAGAACGGCTCTACCGCCCAGAAGCTTTTGGATGCCTCCGAAGCGGGCAAGGCCGCCAAGGAAATCGTCCCGTTTGACGACAACCAGACGGCGCTCATGGATTTGGACAAGGGCGGTGTGGACGCCGTGTTCCTGGACGAAATCGTGGCCAAGTATTGGATTGTGACGAACGCGAAGGACTACACTGTGCTCGAAGAAGGCCTCTCCGACGAAGTCTATGCCGTGGGTTTCCGCAAAAAAGACCAGGCCCTGCGTGATGCCGTGAATTCTACCCTGGCTGCCATGAAGGCCGACGGCAAGTTCGACGAAATCTCTGCCAAGTGGTTCGGCAAGTAA